Genomic window (Streptomyces sp. LX-29):
ATGGCGCCGACCGCGATCACCGGCACGCCCAGCTCGTTGCGGATCCGGTCGGCATAGGGGGTCTGGTAGGAACGGCCGAAGCGGGGGCGCTCGTCGGCCACCACCTGCCCGGTGGAGACGTCGACGGCGTCGGCGCCGTGGGCGGCGAACGCGGCCGCGATGGCGACCGCGTCCTCGACGGTCACCCCGCCCGGCGCCCAGTCGGTCGCCGAGATGCGGACCGTCATCGGGCGGTCGTGCGGCCACACCGCGCGCACCGCGTCGAAGACCTCCAGCGGATAGCGCAGTCGGGCGGCGGGGCTGCCGCCGTAGCCGTCGGTGCGCCGGTTGGTCAGCGGGGACAGGAAGCCGGACAGCAGATATCCGTGCGCGCAGTGCAGCTCCAGCAGGTCGAACCCGGCGCGGGCGGCGCGCCGGGCCGCCCGGGTGAACTGCCCGCGGATCGTCGCGAGCCCGGCGGCGTCCAGGGCGCGCGGCACCTGGCTCCGGCCGGGCCGGTAGGGCAGCGCGGACGGGGCCACCACGGGCCAGTTCCCCGCCGGCAACGGCTCGTCGATCCCCTCCCACATCAGCCGGGTGGAGCCCTTGCGGCCGCTGTGGCCGAGCTGCACCCCGATCGCCGCCCCCGGGGAGCACGCGTGCACGAAGTCGGTGACACGGCGCCAGGCCGCCTCGTGCTCGGGGGCGTACAGCCCCGTACATCCCGGGGTGATGCGGCCCTCGGGGCTCACGCAGACCATCTCGGTCATCACCAGGCCCGCGCCGCCCAGCGCTCGGGCGCCGAGGTGGACCAGGTGGAACTCGCCGGGCGTGCCGTCGACGGCGGAGTACATGTCCATGGGGGAGACCACCACCCGGTTGCGCAGCTCGAGACCGCGCAGCCGGAAGGGGGTGAACATCGGCGGGGTGCCCTGGGGCACGCGCGCCTCCCGCTCGACCGCCGCGACGAACGCCGCGTCCCGCAGCCGCAGGTTGCCGTGGGTGACCCGGCGGCTGCGGGTGAGCAGGTTGAAGGCGAACTGGCGGGGCGGCTGGTCGAGGTAGTGGGGCAGCTCCTCGAACCACTCCAGGCTGGCCCGGGCCGCCCGCTGGACGGACTCCACCACCGGCCGCCGCTCCGCCTCGTACGCCGCCAGCGCCTCCTCGACCGTCGACCGCTCGCTCAAGGCGGCGGCGAGCGCCAGCGCGTCCTCCACGGCCAGCTTGGTGCCCGATCCGATGGAGAAATGCGCGGTGTGCGCGGCGTCTCCCAGCAGCACGGTGTTCCCGTGCGACCAGCGCTCGTTGCCGACGGTACGGAAGGCGGTCCACCGCGAGCGGTTGCCGCGCAGCGGACGGCCCGCCAGGGCATGGGCGAACAGCGCCGCGCACCGCTCGACGGACTCGGCGTCGGTGCATCGGTCCAGCCCGGCGCCACGCCACACCTCCTCGCGCATCTCGACGATGACGGTGCTGGCCCCGCGGCCGGGCGACGGGCGGGCGTACGGATAGCCGTGCAGCTGCACCACGCCGTGGGCGGTCTCGGCGATCTCGAAGCGGAAGGCGTCGAAGGCGGCGTCGACGGCCAGCCAGATGTAGCGGCAGCGGTGGCCGGTCAGCCGCGGGCGGAAGGCAGCGGCGTGGGCGTCGCGGGTGGCGCTGTGCACCCCGTCGGCGGCGATCACCAGGTCGTGGGCGGCGGCGAGCTCGGCCGCCGGCGGGGCCGGGGCGCCGAAGCGCAGCCGTACGCCCAGCGAGCGACAGCGCCGGTGCAGCACGGCCAGCAGCCGACGCCGGCCGAGGGCCGCGAAACCGTGGCCGCCCGAGGTGAGCGTGCGCCCCCGGTGCACCACGTCGATGGCGTCCCAACGGACGAACTCCCGGCACAGCTCGCGGTAGACCACCGGGTCCGCGTGCTCGATGCCGCCCAGCGTCTCGTCGGAGAGCACCACCCCGAAGCCGAAGGTGTCCCCCGGCGCGTTCCGCTCCCAGACGGTGATCTCGCGGCGCGGGTCGAGCCGCTTGAGCAGCGCCGCCGCGTACAACCCGCCGGGTCCGCCGCCGATGACGGCGACCCGCCCGGCCACAGGCCCGGCGGAGGGCGAGACGTCCGGGGGGTTCGGGGACGGCGCGACGGGGGTGCCCATCGCTACCTGCCCCGCCATATGGGGGCCCGCTTCGCCGTGAAGGCGGCGTGGAACTCCGCGTAGTCCTCGCTGTTCATGAGCAGGGCCTGGGTGGCGGCGTCGAGCTCGACCGCCGCCGCCAGCGGCATGTCGAGCTCGGCGGTCAGCAGCGCCTTGGTCTGGGCGTAGGCGAGCGTGGGGCCGGCGGCGAGCCGGGCGGCCAGGGCGGCGGCCTCGCGGTCGGCCTCCCCCTCGGCCGTCAGCCGGCTGATCAGTCCGATGCGCTCGGCCTCGGCCGCGGGGACCGGTTCGCCGAGCATCAGCAGCCGGGTGGCGTGGCCCAGCCCGACCACCCGCGGCAGCAGGTAGGCGGCGCCCATGTCGCCGCCGGAGAGGCCGACGGAGGTGAAGAGGAAGGCGAAGCGGGCGGTGGGGTCGGCCACACGGAAGTCGGCGGCCAGGGCGAGCACCGCGCCGGCGCCGGCGGCCACCCCGTGCACCGCCGCGATCACCGGGAAGGGGCACTCCCGCAGCGCGCGGACCACCTGCCCGGTCATCCGGTTGAAGTCCAGCAGCTCCCCGGTGTCCAGGGCCAGGGTGGCGCCGATGATCTCCTCGACGTCGCCGCCGGAGCAGAAGCCACGGCCGGCGCCGCCGAGGACCAGGGCGCGGACGGAGCGCTCCCGGGCCAATTCGGCGACCAGGTCGCGCAGGTCGGCGTAGGCGCCGAAGGTGAGCGCGTTGAGCCTGGCGGGGCGGTCGAGGGTGACGGTGGCGACCCCGCCCTCATGGGAGACCCGCAGATGCCGCCAGCGCTCCGTCCGGGACGCCGATCCGGTGAAGGGACTCATGACGCGCGGCCTCCCTGCCGCCGGGCGGCGGCCCGGGCGGGGCGGCGGCCGGCTGGTTGCGGTGGCGGGTCCTGGCCCCGTGAAGTTATCACCGAAGCGTGACTGTCGTCAGGAGTGCGCGATAGCTTTGCCGCCCCCGAAGTGGCAAAGGAACGGCATACGTTCCCGCAGAGCAGCACTCCCGCCCCTGCCGCCCCGTGCGCAACCTCCGTACTGTGGGAGAAGGGGGCCGACACGCACCTGGACGAGACCTTGCCCGACCCCGACTCCACCCCGCGCCCCGAAGCCGATGCGCCCGCCGTCGCCGGCGCCGTCTGGCGCATCGCGCTCCCCCACTCCGCGGAGGCGGTGCCGATGGCCCGGGCGATGATCCGCAGCGTGCTGGCGGACCTGGGAGTACGCACCGACTACGACACGGCGGAGCTGCTCACCTGCGAGCTGGTGGCGAACGCGGTCGAGCACACGACGGGCGACGAGCCGATCGAGCTGGCGGTGGAGCTGATGCCGAACGGCTTCCAGGTCGAGGTGCACGACCGCGACCCCGCCCCGCCCGGCAGGCTCGGGCGACCGGAGCCGCACCCCGAGCCGCACCCCCTGGACGAGCGCGGCCGCGGCCTGCTGCTCATCCGCACGCTGAGCATGGACTCCGGCTACCGCCCCACCCCGCACGGAAAGGCGGTCTGGTTCGTCCTGCCGCCGTCCGAGGAGTGAGCCGAAGACCGCGCGGCCGAGCCCACGACCTCGCGGCCGCGTATCTCACGGCGGCGTACCTCACCCACCTCACGGCCGCGTACGCCCTCCGGCCCTTGCGGATGAGCCTTCGAGACCGGCCCTCGATCAGGAGAGCGTGGCGACGAGAACCGCCTTGATCGTGTGCATGCGGTTCTCCGCCTCGTCGAAGACCACCGAGTGCTTCGACTCGAAGACCTCGTCGGTCACCTCCAGCTCGGTCAGCCCGTGCCGCTCGTAGATCTCCCGGCCGACATCGGTGCCCAGGTCGTGGAAGGCGGGCAGGCAGTGCAGGAACCGGACCTGGTCGTTACCGCTGGCGCGCAGCACGTCCATGGTGACCGCGTACGGGCCGAGCAGCGCTATCCGCTCGTCCCAGACCTCCTTCGGCTCGCCCATCGACACCCACACGTCGGTGGCGACGAAGTCCACGCCGCGCACGCCTTCGGTGACGTCCTCGGTGAGCGTGATCCGGGCGCCGGAGGCGGCGGCCAGCTCCTGCGCCACGGCCACGATCGTCTCGTCGGGCCAGAGCAGCCGCGGAGCCACGATGCGCACGTCCATGCCGAGCAGCGCGCCGGTGACCAGGTAGGAGTTGCCCATGTTGTAGCGGGCGTCACCGAGGTAGGCGTAGGCGATCTCGGGCAGCGGCTTCTCGCAGTGCTCGGTCATGGTGAGCACGTCCGCGAGCATCTGGGTGGGGTGCCACTCGTCGGTGAGGCCGTTGTAGACCGGGACGCCCGCGTAGGCGGCCAGTTCCTCGATGACGCCCTGACCGTGGCCGCGGTACTCGATGGCGTCGAACATCCGGCCGAGCACCCGCGCCGTGTCCTTCACCGACTCCTTGTGCCCGATCTGCGAGCCCGCCGGGTCGAGGTAGGTCGTGGCCGCGCCCTGGTCGGCGGCGGCGATCTCGAAGGCGCAGCGGGTGCGGGTGGAGGTCTTCTCGAAGATCAGCGCGATGTTCTTGCCGCGCAGCCGTTGCACCTCCTCGCCCGCGCGCTTGGCGGCCTTCAGCTCGGCGGCCAGGTCGATCAGGTCGCGGAACTCCTCGGCGGTGAAGTCCAGCTCCTTGAGGAAGTGGCGGCCGGTCAGGTCTTTCGCCATGGCGGGCTCCTAGGTCACAGCGGCGTCGTTCGCGGCGTCCGCAGCCGGACAAGGCCAAGGACCCGTGGAAGTGTATACGAGGTGGCGCATACCTATGACGGCACCTCTCCGAACGCGTCCCCGGACGGCGGTGCGGCGCCACAGGCAGCCCCCTGCACGGTACGCCGCGCTAGCCGACGGGATCCCGCTCGACGGGGCAGCTCATGCAGCGTGGCCCGCCCCGGCCGCGTCCCAGCTCACTGCCCGGGATGGTGATCACCTCGATGCCGCGCTTGCGCAGGTGGGTGTTGGTGGTGGCGTTCCGCTCGTAGGCGACCACCACGCCCGGCTCGACGGCGAGCACGTTGCAGCCGTCGTCCCACTGCTCGCGCTCGGCCGAGTGGACGTCCTGGGTGGCGGTGAGCACCCGGA
Coding sequences:
- a CDS encoding enoyl-CoA hydratase family protein, producing the protein MSPFTGSASRTERWRHLRVSHEGGVATVTLDRPARLNALTFGAYADLRDLVAELARERSVRALVLGGAGRGFCSGGDVEEIIGATLALDTGELLDFNRMTGQVVRALRECPFPVIAAVHGVAAGAGAVLALAADFRVADPTARFAFLFTSVGLSGGDMGAAYLLPRVVGLGHATRLLMLGEPVPAAEAERIGLISRLTAEGEADREAAALAARLAAGPTLAYAQTKALLTAELDMPLAAAVELDAATQALLMNSEDYAEFHAAFTAKRAPIWRGR
- a CDS encoding ATP-binding protein, which encodes MALPHSAEAVPMARAMIRSVLADLGVRTDYDTAELLTCELVANAVEHTTGDEPIELAVELMPNGFQVEVHDRDPAPPGRLGRPEPHPEPHPLDERGRGLLLIRTLSMDSGYRPTPHGKAVWFVLPPSEE
- the argF gene encoding ornithine carbamoyltransferase, with translation MAKDLTGRHFLKELDFTAEEFRDLIDLAAELKAAKRAGEEVQRLRGKNIALIFEKTSTRTRCAFEIAAADQGAATTYLDPAGSQIGHKESVKDTARVLGRMFDAIEYRGHGQGVIEELAAYAGVPVYNGLTDEWHPTQMLADVLTMTEHCEKPLPEIAYAYLGDARYNMGNSYLVTGALLGMDVRIVAPRLLWPDETIVAVAQELAAASGARITLTEDVTEGVRGVDFVATDVWVSMGEPKEVWDERIALLGPYAVTMDVLRASGNDQVRFLHCLPAFHDLGTDVGREIYERHGLTELEVTDEVFESKHSVVFDEAENRMHTIKAVLVATLS
- a CDS encoding bifunctional salicylyl-CoA 5-hydroxylase/oxidoreductase, producing the protein MAGQVAMGTPVAPSPNPPDVSPSAGPVAGRVAVIGGGPGGLYAAALLKRLDPRREITVWERNAPGDTFGFGVVLSDETLGGIEHADPVVYRELCREFVRWDAIDVVHRGRTLTSGGHGFAALGRRRLLAVLHRRCRSLGVRLRFGAPAPPAAELAAAHDLVIAADGVHSATRDAHAAAFRPRLTGHRCRYIWLAVDAAFDAFRFEIAETAHGVVQLHGYPYARPSPGRGASTVIVEMREEVWRGAGLDRCTDAESVERCAALFAHALAGRPLRGNRSRWTAFRTVGNERWSHGNTVLLGDAAHTAHFSIGSGTKLAVEDALALAAALSERSTVEEALAAYEAERRPVVESVQRAARASLEWFEELPHYLDQPPRQFAFNLLTRSRRVTHGNLRLRDAAFVAAVEREARVPQGTPPMFTPFRLRGLELRNRVVVSPMDMYSAVDGTPGEFHLVHLGARALGGAGLVMTEMVCVSPEGRITPGCTGLYAPEHEAAWRRVTDFVHACSPGAAIGVQLGHSGRKGSTRLMWEGIDEPLPAGNWPVVAPSALPYRPGRSQVPRALDAAGLATIRGQFTRAARRAARAGFDLLELHCAHGYLLSGFLSPLTNRRTDGYGGSPAARLRYPLEVFDAVRAVWPHDRPMTVRISATDWAPGGVTVEDAVAIAAAFAAHGADAVDVSTGQVVADERPRFGRSYQTPYADRIRNELGVPVIAVGAISSWDDVNSLVLAGRADLCALGRPHLYDPHWTLHAAAEQGYEGPGAPWPVQYRAGSRKPPGGRTDAPRPRLALDARPGR